Proteins from one Deinococcus actinosclerus genomic window:
- a CDS encoding acyl-CoA dehydrogenase family protein has product MTSTPDPSALLAGLDLRALAALSERVDLPALLGAASRLNDRQLGQLTRTLSGPHDDHSTLPAPDGDFLGQLGTLGPDERQTAADVRAFMETHVAPIMNEYWNRDEFPRQLIPKLRRLDLLRRIWNEDGTRKPNATVLEGLITLEACRVDVSTAVFFGVHAGLAFASVALGGSDEQKAEWLPKMLDLDVIGAFGLTEPEGGSQVSQGMRTTCRRDGDRWILRGQKKWIGNSTFSDFTVIWARDVDGGEVRGFIVRAGTPGYSVEKIQGKTALRIVENGLITLDDCAVPDSDRLQNVQGWRTTAEVLKLTRAGVAWQGVGCAMGAYELALAYAQTREQFGKRIGEFQLIQNHLVHMLGNVTGMLALCLRLSHLADAGDMRDEHAALAKVVTAARCRETVALARETFGGNGILLEYGVAKHFADTEAIYSYEGTNEINTLVVGRAITGLSAFV; this is encoded by the coding sequence ATGACGAGCACGCCTGACCCGAGCGCCCTTCTGGCCGGCCTGGACCTGCGGGCCCTCGCCGCGCTGAGCGAGCGCGTGGACCTGCCCGCGCTGCTGGGCGCCGCCTCCCGCCTGAACGACCGGCAGCTGGGCCAGCTGACCCGCACGCTGAGCGGGCCGCACGACGACCACAGCACCCTGCCCGCACCGGACGGGGACTTCCTGGGCCAGCTGGGCACCCTCGGGCCCGACGAGCGGCAGACCGCCGCGGACGTGCGGGCGTTCATGGAGACCCACGTCGCGCCGATCATGAACGAGTACTGGAACCGCGACGAGTTCCCCCGCCAGCTCATCCCGAAGCTGCGCCGCCTGGACCTGCTGCGCCGCATCTGGAACGAGGACGGCACCCGCAAACCCAACGCGACCGTGCTGGAGGGCCTGATCACCCTGGAGGCCTGCCGGGTGGACGTGAGCACCGCCGTGTTCTTCGGCGTGCACGCGGGACTGGCCTTCGCGTCCGTGGCGCTGGGCGGCAGCGACGAGCAGAAGGCCGAGTGGCTGCCGAAGATGCTGGACCTGGACGTCATCGGCGCGTTCGGCCTGACCGAGCCCGAGGGCGGCAGTCAGGTCAGCCAGGGCATGCGCACCACCTGCCGCCGCGACGGCGACCGCTGGATTCTGCGCGGGCAGAAGAAATGGATCGGGAACAGCACCTTCAGCGACTTCACGGTGATCTGGGCGCGGGACGTGGACGGCGGCGAGGTCCGCGGCTTCATCGTGCGCGCGGGCACCCCCGGCTACAGCGTCGAGAAGATCCAGGGCAAGACCGCGCTGCGCATCGTCGAGAACGGCCTGATCACCCTGGACGACTGCGCCGTGCCCGACAGTGACCGCCTCCAGAACGTGCAGGGCTGGCGGACCACCGCCGAGGTGCTGAAACTCACCCGGGCGGGCGTGGCGTGGCAGGGGGTCGGCTGCGCGATGGGCGCCTACGAACTGGCCCTCGCGTACGCGCAGACCCGCGAGCAGTTCGGCAAGCGCATCGGGGAATTCCAGCTCATCCAGAATCACCTCGTGCACATGCTGGGCAACGTGACCGGCATGCTGGCCCTGTGCCTGCGCCTGAGTCACCTCGCCGACGCGGGCGACATGCGCGACGAACACGCTGCCCTGGCCAAGGTCGTCACCGCCGCGCGCTGCCGCGAGACGGTCGCGCTGGCCCGCGAGACCTTCGGCGGGAACGGCATCCTCCTGGAGTACGGCGTCGCGAAGCACTTCGCGGACACCGAGGCCATCTACTCCTACGAGGGCACCAACGAGATCAACACCCTGGTCGTGGGCCGCGCCATCACCGGCCTGAGTGCCTTCGTGTAA
- a CDS encoding rhodanese-like domain-containing protein, with protein sequence MTLPEGATVIDLRPEDLRAADPLGDLTARPVRAVSLQAIEDGAHGLTPDLGPLVVICERGVRSGLAARYLSADGLDARAYPGGVPALRVALRGDEAGGN encoded by the coding sequence ATGACCCTGCCCGAAGGTGCCACCGTCATCGACTTGCGCCCGGAGGACCTGCGCGCCGCCGACCCCCTGGGCGACCTGACCGCGCGGCCCGTGCGCGCCGTGAGCCTCCAGGCCATCGAGGACGGCGCGCACGGCCTGACCCCGGACCTGGGCCCGCTGGTCGTGATCTGCGAGCGGGGCGTGCGCTCCGGGCTGGCCGCCCGCTACCTGAGCGCCGACGGGCTGGACGCCCGGGCGTACCCCGGCGGCGTGCCTGCCCTGCGCGTGGCCCTGAGGGGGGATGAGGCGGGCGGCAACTGA
- a CDS encoding rhodanese-like domain-containing protein translates to MEDVTPQEGLRRVQQGALLVDVREQNEFDEVHAEGAQLIPLSEFETRYAELPKDRELVMICRSGARSARAGEFLKAQGYGQVVNLAGGTMAWVEGGLPSVQGQN, encoded by the coding sequence ATGGAAGATGTCACCCCACAGGAAGGACTGCGCCGCGTGCAGCAGGGCGCGCTGCTCGTGGACGTCCGCGAACAGAACGAATTCGACGAGGTGCACGCCGAGGGCGCCCAGCTGATCCCCCTGAGCGAGTTCGAGACCCGCTACGCGGAACTCCCCAAAGACCGTGAACTGGTCATGATCTGCCGCAGTGGCGCGCGCAGCGCCCGCGCGGGCGAGTTCCTGAAGGCGCAGGGGTACGGTCAGGTCGTGAACCTCGCGGGCGGCACGATGGCCTGGGTGGAAGGCGGCCTGCCCAGCGTGCAGGGGCAGAACTGA
- a CDS encoding metal-sulfur cluster assembly factor, translated as MTAPENAPVPAAGLPSEAQVLEALKVVKDPEIPVNVVDLGLIYGVDIQASGLVDITMTLTSVGCPVQDLIRSDAELAVGRLDGVSEVNVEFVWTPPWGPDKMTEDGKRQMRMFGFNV; from the coding sequence ATGACGGCTCCCGAGAACGCGCCCGTCCCGGCGGCGGGCCTGCCCAGCGAGGCGCAGGTGCTGGAGGCCCTGAAGGTCGTGAAGGACCCGGAAATCCCGGTGAACGTGGTGGACCTCGGCCTGATCTACGGCGTGGACATCCAGGCGTCGGGACTGGTAGACATCACCATGACCCTGACGAGCGTGGGCTGCCCGGTGCAGGACCTGATCCGCAGCGACGCGGAACTCGCCGTGGGCCGCCTGGACGGGGTCAGCGAGGTGAACGTGGAGTTCGTGTGGACGCCGCCATGGGGTCCGGACAAAATGACCGAGGACGGTAAGCGTCAGATGCGCATGTTCGGCTTCAACGTCTGA
- a CDS encoding aspartate aminotransferase family protein, which translates to MSALPPGFISTRDVLDERLSGADVRRLELKYGNEELLYGLDVLGLAGPFSRVTPWELEDERGVRRINASGYAATPFGEMPPAITEFMHEFLRKNRAMGLPQQSTGPWRAALQANLVGLLARELPSHADSQVFFCSSGTEAIEGALKFAKAWRPKAKYQISFASGYHGKTLGSLSLTPNPEYQDIFRPLVPGALTSPYGDLDALTRLIRRVGADNVTCVVVEPIQGEGGVNIPPAGFLRGVGELCRRHGIPVIADEIQTGLGRTGHWFESAAQGLDADIVTLAKPLGGGMTAVGATIVRAPIYKKMLGGLSSKRHSNTFGGGALAMAVGLRSLEYLIENDLPARSAALGAEGLARLQAVQKRFPNLLEAVRGQGMLFALQFRPMVGVPLPGALKELVFEATAILALRELHQGGVMANLSLSSKRTVRLTPALDMPQDVFTTMFDRVEAFAQTHPSARHLLTSTPPQVTARLAAFAASKPKKRTPSDG; encoded by the coding sequence ATGAGTGCCCTGCCCCCCGGTTTCATCTCGACCCGTGACGTGCTCGACGAGCGCCTGAGCGGCGCGGACGTCCGCCGCCTGGAACTGAAGTACGGCAACGAGGAACTCCTGTACGGCCTGGACGTGCTGGGCCTCGCCGGGCCGTTCTCCCGCGTGACCCCCTGGGAACTGGAGGACGAACGCGGCGTGCGCCGCATCAACGCCAGCGGGTACGCTGCCACGCCCTTTGGCGAGATGCCGCCCGCCATCACGGAGTTCATGCACGAGTTCCTGCGGAAGAACCGTGCGATGGGCCTGCCGCAGCAGTCCACCGGCCCCTGGCGCGCCGCCCTGCAGGCGAACCTCGTGGGGCTGCTCGCGCGGGAGCTGCCCAGCCACGCGGACAGTCAGGTGTTCTTCTGCTCCAGCGGCACCGAGGCCATCGAGGGCGCCCTGAAGTTCGCCAAGGCGTGGCGTCCGAAGGCGAAGTACCAGATCTCGTTCGCCAGCGGCTATCACGGCAAGACGCTCGGCAGCCTGAGCCTCACGCCGAACCCCGAGTACCAGGACATCTTCCGCCCGCTGGTGCCCGGCGCGCTGACCAGCCCGTACGGGGACCTGGACGCCCTGACCCGCCTGATCCGCCGCGTCGGCGCGGACAACGTGACCTGCGTGGTCGTGGAACCCATCCAGGGCGAGGGCGGCGTGAACATTCCCCCCGCCGGGTTCCTGCGCGGCGTGGGCGAACTGTGCCGCAGGCACGGCATTCCCGTCATCGCCGACGAGATCCAGACCGGCCTGGGCCGCACCGGGCACTGGTTCGAATCCGCCGCGCAGGGGCTGGATGCCGACATCGTCACGCTCGCCAAGCCGCTGGGCGGCGGCATGACGGCCGTGGGCGCCACCATCGTCCGCGCGCCCATCTACAAGAAGATGCTGGGCGGCCTGAGCAGCAAACGCCACAGCAACACCTTCGGCGGCGGCGCGCTCGCCATGGCGGTCGGCCTCAGGAGCCTGGAGTACCTGATCGAGAACGACCTCCCGGCCCGCAGCGCCGCGCTGGGTGCCGAGGGCCTCGCGCGGCTCCAGGCGGTCCAGAAGCGCTTCCCGAACCTGCTGGAGGCCGTGCGCGGCCAGGGCATGCTGTTCGCGCTGCAGTTCCGGCCCATGGTGGGCGTGCCGCTGCCCGGCGCGCTGAAGGAACTCGTGTTCGAGGCGACCGCGATCCTCGCGCTGCGCGAACTGCACCAGGGGGGCGTCATGGCCAACCTGTCCCTGAGCAGCAAACGCACCGTGCGCCTGACGCCCGCGCTGGACATGCCGCAGGACGTGTTCACCACGATGTTCGACCGGGTGGAGGCCTTCGCGCAGACGCACCCGAGCGCCCGCCACCTGCTGACGAGCACCCCCCCGCAGGTCACCGCGCGCCTCGCGGCGTTCGCGGCCAGCAAACCCAAGAAACGCACCCCCAGCGACGGCTGA
- a CDS encoding stage V sporulation protein S, with protein sequence METLRVSGTSRPNAIAGAIAALLRSQGQVEIQAIGPTAVNQAVKALAIARGYLVGDQLDLYTQPEFVKLDVHEEERTAVRFFVQGIPAPGSAPS encoded by the coding sequence TTGGAAACTCTGCGCGTATCCGGCACATCCCGTCCCAACGCCATTGCCGGAGCTATTGCGGCCCTCCTGCGTTCACAGGGTCAGGTGGAGATCCAGGCCATCGGGCCGACCGCCGTGAACCAGGCGGTCAAGGCGCTGGCGATTGCCCGTGGGTATCTGGTGGGCGATCAACTGGACCTGTATACCCAGCCTGAATTCGTGAAGCTCGACGTGCATGAGGAGGAGCGGACGGCCGTGCGTTTCTTCGTGCAGGGCATTCCTGCGCCCGGGAGCGCACCGAGCTGA
- a CDS encoding alpha/beta fold hydrolase yields the protein MTPDPPVRSRRPARLSPRVRTWLVAGLSLLGGYVIATARQVAVRPPLVLGQDAVSSPQSREARVTLEQAGGPVIRIRPAGGEARTLLVFYPGGLVRPQAYEWLGRALADQGVETVIPAFPLDLAVTAAGRADALIGAYGGGKRVVIAGHSLGGAMAAQYAARHPGKVAGLILMAAYPAGNVTLTGQTLPVLSLLAERDGVAAPEDVRGGLNRLPAGTTLTVIPGAVHAFFGRYGPQRGDGQPDVSRAQAEGDILNAVQTYLTGLR from the coding sequence GTGACCCCTGACCCGCCCGTCCGATCCCGCCGACCCGCCCGCCTCTCGCCACGCGTCCGCACGTGGCTGGTGGCGGGCCTTTCACTGCTCGGCGGGTACGTGATCGCCACGGCGCGGCAGGTGGCGGTGCGGCCCCCGCTGGTGCTGGGGCAGGACGCCGTCAGTTCCCCGCAGAGCCGGGAGGCCCGCGTGACACTGGAACAGGCGGGCGGCCCGGTCATCCGCATCCGCCCGGCGGGCGGGGAGGCGCGGACGCTGCTGGTGTTCTACCCCGGCGGGCTGGTGCGCCCGCAGGCGTACGAGTGGCTGGGCCGCGCCCTGGCCGATCAGGGCGTCGAGACAGTCATCCCGGCCTTCCCGCTCGATCTGGCCGTCACGGCCGCCGGCCGCGCCGACGCGCTGATCGGCGCGTACGGGGGCGGGAAGCGCGTGGTGATCGCCGGGCATTCGCTGGGCGGCGCGATGGCCGCGCAGTACGCCGCCCGGCACCCCGGGAAGGTCGCGGGCCTGATCCTGATGGCCGCGTACCCCGCCGGGAACGTGACGCTGACAGGCCAGACGCTGCCCGTCCTGTCCCTGCTGGCCGAGCGTGACGGCGTCGCCGCCCCCGAGGATGTGCGCGGCGGCCTGAACCGCCTGCCTGCGGGCACCACCCTGACCGTCATTCCCGGCGCGGTGCACGCCTTCTTCGGCCGCTACGGCCCGCAGCGGGGCGACGGACAGCCGGACGTGAGCCGCGCGCAGGCGGAAGGCGACATCCTGAACGCCGTCCAGACCTACCTGACCGGACTGCGCTGA
- a CDS encoding zinc metallopeptidase: MEFFGPYTPLILIILVASFVIQGALTRTYRRWSGVRNPRNLTGAQVARMMLDANGLSHVPVNAVPGSLSDHYDPMRKTVNLSEGVYSVPSVAAMAVAAHEVGHAIQDRVRMPALVARGRLAVPLSLGMNLAPLLFMAGVFLNFAGLIWLGVVLFGAALLFHVITLPVEFDASRRALAYLNQTGLSGSPEATGGARSVLTAAALTYVAGFAMALAQFLNVLSIARNDD, encoded by the coding sequence ATGGAATTCTTCGGCCCCTACACCCCCCTCATCCTGATCATCCTGGTCGCGTCCTTCGTGATCCAGGGCGCCCTGACCCGCACCTACCGCCGCTGGAGTGGCGTGCGCAACCCCCGCAACCTCACCGGCGCGCAGGTCGCCCGCATGATGCTCGACGCCAACGGCCTGAGCCACGTGCCCGTGAACGCCGTTCCCGGCAGCCTCAGCGACCACTACGACCCGATGCGCAAGACCGTGAACCTCAGCGAGGGCGTGTACAGCGTGCCCAGCGTCGCCGCGATGGCCGTCGCCGCGCACGAGGTGGGGCACGCCATCCAGGACCGCGTGCGCATGCCCGCCCTGGTCGCCCGGGGCCGCCTGGCCGTTCCGCTGAGCCTGGGCATGAACCTCGCGCCGCTGCTGTTCATGGCGGGCGTGTTCCTGAACTTCGCGGGTCTGATCTGGCTGGGCGTGGTGCTGTTCGGCGCGGCGCTGCTGTTCCACGTGATCACGCTGCCCGTCGAGTTCGACGCCAGCCGCCGCGCCCTGGCCTACCTGAACCAGACCGGCCTGAGCGGCAGCCCCGAGGCGACTGGCGGCGCCCGCAGCGTCCTGACCGCCGCCGCCCTGACCTACGTCGCGGGCTTCGCCATGGCACTGGCGCAGTTCCTGAACGTGCTGAGCATCGCCCGCAACGACGACTGA